One window from the genome of Streptococcus salivarius encodes:
- a CDS encoding sensor histidine kinase has protein sequence MLTKFFNYLFRRIKSEGFKSFIHFFATFSGIFLVMTVMILQILSYGVYSNVDSSLKMAATKTNSYLEMEMLKRELFLTSEVDQNNTTTIYQAYDTKGSTDETPDSSGSKKESKKKSKMEDAPHDLSVAANTSVLVLDKNGKVLNVVDKFSSLSNLPIDKNNIDVISKGSAQNYFDQTEKYRLITEKVDNSLYPDAKYLVIAINTTQLEEATERYVKLIVIMMSFFWLLSVAASMYLAKWSRRPIQESLEKQKAFVENASHELRTPLAVIQNRLEVLFRKPESTILDNSENIASSLDEVRNMRLLTTNLLNLARRDDGIKPEIETLEPAFFDTVFTNYAMIAEENEKGFTAQNQVSRPIQTDKTLLKQLMTILFDNAIKYTEDDGHVIFSVRTNDRHLYISVADNGPGISDSDKKKIFDRFYRVDKARTRQKGGFGLGLSLAQQIVLALKGTIVVKDNHPKGTIFEVKITGV, from the coding sequence TCATGACTGTCATGATTTTGCAGATTCTGAGTTACGGCGTTTATTCAAATGTGGATTCTAGTCTGAAAATGGCAGCAACTAAGACCAATTCTTATTTAGAAATGGAAATGCTAAAACGGGAACTTTTTCTGACTTCTGAGGTAGATCAAAATAATACGACAACCATCTACCAAGCCTATGATACTAAAGGGTCGACAGATGAAACACCTGACTCGAGTGGCTCTAAAAAAGAATCTAAGAAGAAATCAAAGATGGAAGATGCCCCTCACGATTTATCTGTTGCGGCGAATACCAGTGTCTTAGTGCTTGATAAGAATGGAAAAGTCCTCAATGTCGTTGACAAATTTTCTAGCTTATCCAATTTACCAATAGATAAAAATAACATTGATGTTATCAGCAAGGGAAGCGCTCAGAATTATTTCGATCAAACCGAAAAGTATCGCCTGATTACTGAAAAAGTAGATAATAGTCTCTATCCTGATGCTAAGTACCTTGTTATTGCGATTAATACAACTCAATTGGAAGAAGCCACTGAACGTTATGTCAAGCTCATTGTCATCATGATGAGTTTCTTCTGGCTCCTATCTGTTGCGGCTAGTATGTATTTGGCCAAGTGGTCAAGACGTCCTATCCAGGAAAGTCTGGAGAAGCAGAAGGCATTTGTTGAAAATGCCAGTCACGAGTTACGGACACCGCTTGCTGTGATTCAAAACCGATTAGAAGTTCTTTTCCGCAAGCCTGAGAGCACCATTTTAGATAATTCAGAGAATATTGCTTCAAGTCTTGATGAAGTACGTAATATGCGTCTGTTGACGACAAATCTCTTGAACTTGGCTCGTCGTGACGATGGTATTAAGCCGGAAATCGAAACCTTAGAACCTGCTTTCTTTGATACAGTATTTACCAATTATGCCATGATTGCTGAAGAAAACGAGAAAGGATTTACGGCCCAAAACCAAGTTAGCCGTCCTATTCAGACTGATAAAACGCTACTGAAGCAGCTAATGACGATTTTATTTGATAATGCTATTAAGTATACAGAAGATGATGGACATGTTATCTTTTCGGTTCGCACTAATGACCGACATCTTTATATTTCGGTAGCTGATAATGGTCCTGGTATATCAGATAGTGATAAGAAAAAAATCTTTGATCGCTTTTATCGCGTAGATAAGGCTAGAACCAGACAAAAAGGTGGGTTTGGACTGGGCTTATCACTAGCGCAACAAATTGTTTTAGCTCTTAAAGGAACAATTGTTGTCAAGGACAATCATCCGAAGGGGACTATTTTTGAAGTTAAAATCACTGGAGTTTAA
- the rpsT gene encoding 30S ribosomal protein S20 — MANIKSAIKRAELNVKQNEQNSAQKSALRTAIKAFNANPTEEAYRAASASIDKAASKGLIHKNKASRDKSRLAAKLAN, encoded by the coding sequence TTGGCAAATATTAAATCAGCTATCAAACGCGCTGAACTTAACGTTAAACAAAACGAACAAAACTCAGCTCAAAAATCAGCTTTGCGTACTGCTATCAAAGCATTCAACGCTAACCCAACTGAAGAAGCTTACCGTGCTGCATCTGCTAGCATCGATAAAGCCGCTTCTAAAGGTTTGATTCATAAAAACAAAGCAAGCCGCGATAAATCACGTCTTGCAGCTAAATTGGCTAACTAA
- the coaA gene encoding type I pantothenate kinase — translation MLNEFINFETISRKEWQRLHKEGNAPLTAEELDSIRSLNDKIDVQEVSDIYLPLINLIRIYQKTANDLTFSKSIFLQKSQTNRPFIIGVSGSVAVGKSTTSRLLQLLLQRTFPQSKVELVTTDGFLYPNQVLKEKDILNRKGFPESYDMPLLLNFLDTIKNGGDINIPVYSHEIYDIVPGLTQEIRQPNFLIVEGINVFQNPINQRLYMSDYFDFSLYIDAEVNNIESWYLERFQTLLELAKKDENNYYHRFTKFSKDEALSLAQKTWRDINLVNLENYIEPTRSRAELILHKGDNHKIDFIHLKK, via the coding sequence ATGTTAAATGAATTTATCAATTTCGAAACGATATCACGTAAGGAGTGGCAACGCCTTCATAAAGAAGGTAATGCCCCATTGACTGCGGAAGAACTTGATTCCATTCGTAGCCTTAATGATAAGATTGATGTGCAAGAAGTTAGTGATATTTATCTTCCCCTTATCAATCTCATTCGTATCTATCAGAAAACGGCCAATGATTTAACCTTTTCTAAGAGTATCTTTTTACAAAAATCACAGACTAATCGTCCATTTATTATTGGGGTATCTGGTTCAGTTGCTGTTGGCAAATCCACTACCAGTCGTTTGCTTCAACTCTTGTTACAACGTACCTTCCCCCAATCTAAGGTTGAACTTGTAACAACCGATGGCTTTCTCTATCCTAACCAAGTCTTGAAAGAAAAAGACATCCTTAACCGTAAGGGTTTCCCTGAATCCTACGATATGCCGCTTCTTCTCAATTTTTTAGATACTATAAAAAATGGTGGTGATATCAATATTCCTGTTTACTCCCATGAAATTTATGATATTGTACCAGGTCTTACACAAGAAATCAGACAGCCCAATTTTTTGATTGTCGAAGGGATTAATGTTTTCCAGAATCCTATTAACCAACGACTCTACATGAGTGACTATTTCGATTTTTCTCTTTACATTGATGCTGAAGTTAATAATATCGAATCATGGTATCTCGAACGTTTTCAAACCCTTCTTGAGCTCGCCAAGAAAGATGAAAATAACTATTACCATCGTTTCACTAAATTCAGTAAAGATGAAGCCTTATCTTTAGCACAAAAAACTTGGCGTGATATCAATTTGGTTAACCTGGAAAATTATATCGAACCTACACGAAGCCGAGCCGAACTGATTCTTCATAAGGGAGACAATCATAAAATCGACTTCATCCACTTAAAAAAATAG